The genomic segment AAAAGATCATATCCTCCCCATGCATCCGTCGTCACAGTCGCGGTTGTCGATCCAGAATTCGGCGTTCCCGCAACCACTGTCCCTAAATCCTCTGTATTGGAATTCAATACAAGACTGAGAGTGTTATTTACCATGTACCAAAAACCTGCCTGTGTCTGATAATCTTCACTTGACCCCAAGCCGACAACCGGCTCACCGATTGTATCTGTAAGCGCATATGTACCATCATCGCTTGGCTCGCCCCCGGCAAAACCGACATTATCAACTGTAATATTGTATGTACCATCTGTTGCAGCAAAAACAAAAAACGGCACAAGAAACAATCCTCCTACCCACATGACAATGTTCCTGACATTCATAATCACTATTTTTAACATTATATTTTTGCACTCTTTTCTTCCCGTTCATTATATCATACACCCCGCCCTTCTGTCACAGGGGCAGAATCCTTCAACATAAAAACTGGTAAAAAACCCGCTAAAAGAACACAACCGATCACCACAAAAAAAATACGCATATCGGCAAAGATCCACAATGCCATACCAACACTTATAGCACTGGCAATATAGGCCACCGCACGCGTTGACCGGAAAAAATTGATCAATGCAATATCATTCTCATTAATCTGTTTGTAAAAATAAGAGTCCTGCAATTCCTCTACAAGAGCGGCACCAATGCGTGAAAAAAACAAAACCGTCGCCCAAAAAACAAATGTCCTGCTCGTTGAAAAAAACATCATTCCAATAGAGACCACCATAATACTCAACCCCATCAGTAACATTTCCTTTTCGCCGTATTTTTTGTCCGCAAGCACTCCTGCGGGATACTGCAAAAAAATAAACGGTACAAGCATCACCATAAAGATCATGCCAATATCACCCCACGTCAAACCGATATTACGCAAGTATAGTGGCATATAGATCGTCATCGCCGCATAGAAAAAATTCAACGTAAGAGAGACCAAATAAATGTTGAGAAGCGCTCTGTTGTGTAAAAATTTATAGATGACATTTTTTGTATGCAACTGCTGCGGGATTACATGTCCCTGCACATCATTGAGGGCAATAAATGCAACCAAAAACATCATCGCGTAAAGCACCAATGTCACTGTAAAAATCATAAAAAAACCATAATGTTCCAAAAGAAACATCGAAATCAGTGGTCCGACCAATATACCAAAATTCCATACCGAAAGATAAAAACCCCGCACGCGTCCCGTGTGTCCATTGGTTGAATATGCCTCCAAAACAATATCAAAAACGATTGCGACAATACCGTATAGAATGTAATAGATCATCATCAAGATCGCACCTCCCCATGAGACCGGTGATAATTGCAATGCGAGCAACACCCCAACTTGCGCTGCAAGGAGCGTCAATAACGTCCGCGCACGACCAAACCCCTCAATGATGCGATTGAGTTTAAAAAGTGCGACAAGTAAAAT from the Parcubacteria group bacterium genome contains:
- a CDS encoding MFS transporter; the encoded protein is MYTTFAEDRVIQLIAFLGFVFGLSISLLAYVTSSYFKEVIMSDNVSLFYVVIFCILLVALFKLNRIIEGFGRARTLLTLLAAQVGVLLALQLSPVSWGGAILMMIYYILYGIVAIVFDIVLEAYSTNGHTGRVRGFYLSVWNFGILVGPLISMFLLEHYGFFMIFTVTLVLYAMMFLVAFIALNDVQGHVIPQQLHTKNVIYKFLHNRALLNIYLVSLTLNFFYAAMTIYMPLYLRNIGLTWGDIGMIFMVMLVPFIFLQYPAGVLADKKYGEKEMLLMGLSIMVVSIGMMFFSTSRTFVFWATVLFFSRIGAALVEELQDSYFYKQINENDIALINFFRSTRAVAYIASAISVGMALWIFADMRIFFVVIGCVLLAGFLPVFMLKDSAPVTEGRGV